The following coding sequences are from one Streptomyces dengpaensis window:
- a CDS encoding uracil-xanthine permease family protein, translating into MDLGVRWKLHGDGRTPGPGAVVRPDERLSWPRTVGLGAQHVVAMFGASFVAPVLMGLDPNLAIMMSGVATVIFLLATRGRVPSYLGCSLSFVGVAAVIRAQGGTSATVTGAVFVVGIALFLVGLAVQRFGARIIHAAMPPIVTGAVVMLIGFNLAPVTASTYWPQDQWTALLVMLFTGLAVVCLRGFWSRIAIFLGLVFGYGISWAFDRIFGKIHSVDASGKLTDHWRLDLSAVGQADWIGLPNFHGPSFEWSAILVALPVVIALVAENAGHVKAVGEMTGDPLDDKLGTAISADGAASMLSTAVGGPPNTTYSENIGVMAATRVYSTAACWAAAGFALLFGLCPKFGAVVAAIPGGVLGGITVILYGMIGLLGAQIWLNARVDLRNPLNLVPAAAGIIIGVGGVSLKFTDNFSLNGIALGTLVVITGYHTLRVMAPAHLKTQEPLLDEGTSSYDEDSYDEERAPDAAKAPAAQDQRASS; encoded by the coding sequence ATGGACCTCGGCGTGCGCTGGAAGCTGCACGGTGACGGGCGCACGCCCGGCCCGGGAGCGGTCGTCCGCCCCGATGAACGTCTCTCCTGGCCCCGCACGGTCGGGCTCGGCGCCCAGCACGTGGTGGCCATGTTCGGAGCGTCCTTCGTCGCGCCCGTGCTCATGGGCCTGGACCCGAACCTCGCGATCATGATGTCCGGCGTCGCGACGGTCATCTTCCTGCTGGCGACGCGTGGCCGCGTGCCCAGCTACCTGGGCTGCTCGCTCTCCTTCGTGGGCGTCGCCGCCGTGATCCGCGCGCAGGGCGGCACCAGCGCGACGGTGACGGGCGCGGTCTTCGTCGTCGGCATCGCGCTGTTCCTGGTGGGACTCGCGGTGCAGCGGTTCGGGGCGCGGATCATCCACGCCGCGATGCCGCCGATCGTGACCGGCGCGGTCGTCATGCTGATCGGCTTCAACCTGGCGCCGGTGACGGCGTCGACGTACTGGCCGCAGGACCAGTGGACGGCGCTGCTGGTGATGCTGTTCACCGGTCTGGCCGTGGTGTGCCTGCGCGGTTTCTGGTCACGGATCGCGATCTTCCTGGGTCTGGTCTTCGGGTACGGGATCTCGTGGGCCTTCGACCGGATCTTCGGCAAGATCCACTCGGTGGACGCGAGCGGCAAGCTCACGGACCACTGGCGGCTGGACCTCTCCGCCGTCGGCCAGGCCGACTGGATCGGTCTGCCGAACTTCCACGGCCCGTCCTTCGAGTGGTCGGCGATCCTCGTCGCCCTGCCGGTCGTGATCGCGCTGGTCGCCGAGAACGCCGGGCATGTCAAGGCCGTCGGCGAGATGACCGGCGACCCGCTGGACGACAAGCTGGGCACCGCGATCTCCGCCGACGGCGCCGCCTCGATGCTGTCCACGGCGGTCGGCGGCCCGCCCAACACCACGTACTCCGAGAACATCGGTGTGATGGCCGCGACCCGCGTCTACTCGACCGCCGCCTGCTGGGCCGCCGCGGGCTTCGCTCTCCTCTTCGGCCTCTGCCCCAAGTTCGGCGCGGTCGTGGCGGCGATCCCGGGCGGCGTCCTCGGCGGCATCACCGTCATCCTGTACGGCATGATCGGCCTGCTCGGCGCCCAGATCTGGCTCAACGCCCGGGTCGACCTGCGCAACCCGCTGAACCTGGTCCCGGCCGCCGCGGGCATCATCATCGGCGTCGGCGGCGTCTCGCTGAAGTTCACGGACAACTTCTCGCTGAACGGCATCGCGCTTGGCACCCTCGTCGTGATCACCGGCTACCACACGCTGCGGGTGATGGCTCCGGCCCACCTCAAGACGCAGGAGCCGCTGCTCGACGAAGGCACCTCCTCCTATGACGAGGACTCCTACGACGAGGAGCGCGCTCCCGACGCCGCGAAGGCCCCCGCCGCGCAGGATCAGCGCGCCAGCTCATAG
- a CDS encoding MFS transporter yields MSEVAYDQGERREVKRARYAVAAVFAVHGAVTGSFATRVPWIQDHASVSAGQLGLALAFTAFGAACSMPLAGRITHRFGSRTALRGLMALWTLALILPSLAPNLLTLCLAMFAYGATSGMADVAMNALGVEVERRLDKSIMSGLHGMWSTGALIGSAAGTLAAHLGSDARLHHALAAASLTLLGLLACRWVLDLQSAEDEEPPPRFTLPPRSALLIGAVGFCAVFAEGASLDWSAVYLRDQLGTSDGLAAASTTGFMLTMAVARLVGDAVVNRFGAVRTVRVGGVLATLGGLLIVVARNPAVAMAGFALLGFGIAVVVPLCFAAAGHSGPNPSQAIAGVATITYTSGLAAPSAIGGLAQVTSLVVSFGLVTVLTCGVAALARVLRTGGGIGNGNRPAVSPPAAAVPHAKP; encoded by the coding sequence ATGAGTGAAGTGGCGTACGACCAAGGTGAGCGACGCGAGGTGAAGCGGGCCCGGTACGCCGTGGCCGCCGTGTTCGCCGTGCACGGCGCCGTCACCGGCTCGTTCGCGACCCGCGTGCCCTGGATCCAGGACCACGCCTCGGTCAGCGCGGGTCAGTTGGGACTCGCCCTCGCCTTCACGGCATTCGGCGCCGCCTGCTCGATGCCGCTGGCCGGCCGGATCACCCACCGCTTCGGGAGCCGTACGGCACTGCGCGGGCTCATGGCGCTCTGGACGCTGGCGCTGATCCTTCCGTCCCTCGCGCCGAATCTGCTCACCCTCTGCCTGGCGATGTTCGCCTACGGCGCGACGTCGGGTATGGCCGATGTCGCCATGAACGCGCTGGGCGTCGAGGTCGAGCGCCGGCTCGACAAGTCGATCATGTCCGGGCTGCACGGCATGTGGAGCACGGGCGCCCTGATCGGCTCGGCGGCGGGCACCCTCGCCGCCCACCTGGGCTCGGACGCGCGCCTGCACCACGCGCTGGCGGCGGCGTCGCTCACCCTGCTCGGTCTGCTCGCCTGCCGCTGGGTGCTCGATCTGCAGTCCGCCGAGGACGAGGAGCCGCCGCCCCGGTTCACGCTGCCGCCCAGGTCGGCGCTGCTCATCGGCGCGGTCGGGTTCTGCGCGGTGTTCGCCGAGGGCGCCAGCCTGGACTGGTCGGCGGTCTACCTGCGGGACCAACTGGGCACCTCGGACGGGCTGGCGGCGGCGTCGACGACCGGCTTCATGCTGACCATGGCGGTGGCCCGCCTCGTGGGCGACGCGGTCGTGAACCGCTTCGGCGCGGTGCGCACCGTACGCGTCGGCGGCGTCCTGGCCACGCTCGGCGGCCTGCTCATCGTCGTGGCACGGAACCCCGCGGTGGCGATGGCCGGCTTCGCGCTGCTGGGCTTCGGCATCGCGGTGGTCGTCCCGCTGTGCTTCGCGGCGGCCGGCCACAGCGGACCCAACCCGAGCCAGGCCATCGCGGGTGTCGCCACCATCACCTACACCTCGGGACTGGCGGCCCCGAGCGCGATCGGCGGCCTGGCGCAGGTGACGAGCCTGGTCGTGTCATTCGGTCTGGTGACGGTGCTCACGTGTGGGGTCGCGGCCTTGGCGCGCGTGCTGCGTACCGGCGGCGGCATCGGCAATGGCAACCGCCCGGCGGTCAGTCCGCCGGCCGCGGCGGTTCCCCACGCGAAGCCCTGA
- a CDS encoding ROK family transcriptional regulator — MPASPSTARAINDRLALRLLQQEGPLTAGQLKQLTGLSRPTVADLVERLTVAGLVAVVGESGEQRRGPNARVYGIVADQAHLAALDVRTEGVSVVVSDLLGEVLAEASVPIGGDTGTGPAVERAVALVEQVAKEADAVREPPRGPVPGRGRLHTVGIGAPGLIDPATGELRDSSGLPAWHRRLVAALQDRLPARVLVENETNLAALAEQRDGAARERDTFVLLWLGHGAGAAVILDGRLRRGASGGTGEIGFLPVPGTSGLPSATDCEGGFHSLAGAMAVAALAAECEVVAEAAPYEPHAAALVRRAVATADAPHSGRFLDALADRLAIGAASVIAVLDPGCVVLGGEIGQAGGDVLAERVSARLVRMSPLPTEVRASALGGGAVLRGALLMARDEAQEELFAPAAPTHSRRLGAAPPDPRPA; from the coding sequence ATGCCCGCATCCCCGAGCACCGCCCGGGCCATCAACGACCGGCTCGCCCTGCGGCTGCTGCAGCAGGAAGGCCCGCTGACGGCAGGGCAGTTGAAGCAGCTCACCGGCCTGTCCCGGCCCACGGTCGCCGACCTCGTCGAACGCCTCACCGTCGCCGGCCTGGTCGCCGTGGTGGGGGAGTCAGGGGAGCAGCGGCGCGGCCCGAACGCCCGCGTGTACGGGATCGTCGCCGACCAGGCCCACCTGGCGGCCCTGGACGTCCGGACGGAAGGCGTCTCCGTGGTCGTGTCCGACCTGCTCGGCGAGGTGCTGGCCGAGGCGTCCGTGCCGATCGGAGGCGACACCGGGACCGGGCCCGCGGTCGAGCGGGCGGTGGCGCTCGTCGAGCAGGTCGCGAAGGAGGCGGACGCCGTGCGGGAGCCGCCGCGTGGCCCCGTTCCAGGGCGGGGGAGGCTGCACACCGTCGGCATCGGCGCGCCCGGCCTGATCGACCCCGCCACCGGCGAACTCCGCGACTCCTCGGGCCTGCCCGCATGGCACCGCCGCCTGGTCGCCGCCCTTCAGGACCGCCTGCCCGCCCGCGTCCTCGTCGAGAACGAGACGAACCTCGCCGCCCTCGCCGAACAGCGCGACGGCGCCGCGCGCGAGCGTGACACCTTCGTGCTGCTGTGGCTGGGGCACGGCGCCGGCGCCGCCGTCATCCTCGACGGGAGGCTCCGCCGCGGGGCCTCCGGCGGCACCGGCGAGATCGGTTTCCTTCCCGTGCCCGGTACCTCGGGCCTTCCCTCGGCGACGGACTGCGAGGGCGGGTTTCACTCGTTGGCGGGGGCGATGGCTGTCGCGGCGCTCGCGGCCGAGTGCGAGGTGGTGGCGGAGGCGGCTCCGTACGAACCGCACGCGGCCGCGCTGGTGCGGCGGGCGGTGGCGACCGCCGATGCCCCGCACTCCGGCCGCTTTCTCGACGCCCTCGCGGACCGCCTCGCCATCGGTGCGGCGTCCGTCATCGCTGTGCTGGATCCCGGTTGCGTGGTGCTCGGCGGTGAAATCGGCCAGGCGGGCGGGGACGTGCTCGCCGAGCGGGTCTCGGCACGGCTCGTACGGATGTCGCCGCTGCCGACCGAGGTGCGCGCGAGCGCGCTGGGGGGTGGGGCGGTGCTGCGGGGCGCGTTGCTGATGGCGCGGGACGAGGCGCAGGAGGAGTTGTTCGCCCCCGCCGCCCCGACCCATTCCCGTCGCCTGGGGGCTGCGCCCCCAGACCCCCGTCCGGCCTGA
- a CDS encoding riboflavin synthase yields the protein MFTGIVEELGEVTAVENLDDASRFRLRGPVVTQGAQHGDSIAVNGVCLTVVDHEGDEFTADVMAETLDRSSLGALAVGSRVNLERPMAVGGRLGGHIVQGHVDGTGAIIDRKPSDNWEIVKISLPADLSRYVVEKGSITVDGISLTVVEAGPDYFTVSLIPTTLALTTLGLKQSGDPVNLEVDVIAKYVERLLGAQGEQPVALPGIQGSAR from the coding sequence GTGTTCACCGGAATCGTCGAAGAGCTGGGTGAGGTCACCGCCGTCGAGAACCTCGACGACGCCTCCCGTTTCCGCCTGCGTGGCCCCGTCGTCACGCAGGGCGCGCAGCACGGCGACTCCATCGCCGTCAACGGCGTCTGTCTCACGGTCGTCGACCACGAGGGCGACGAATTCACCGCCGACGTCATGGCGGAGACCCTGGACCGCTCCAGCCTCGGCGCCCTGGCCGTCGGCTCCCGCGTCAACCTGGAGCGCCCCATGGCCGTGGGCGGGCGGCTCGGCGGACACATCGTGCAGGGACACGTCGACGGCACCGGCGCGATCATCGACCGCAAGCCGTCCGACAACTGGGAGATCGTCAAGATCTCGCTCCCCGCGGACCTCTCCCGCTATGTGGTCGAGAAGGGCTCCATCACCGTCGACGGCATCAGCCTGACCGTGGTCGAGGCGGGCCCGGACTACTTCACCGTCAGCCTCATCCCGACCACCCTCGCGCTGACCACGCTCGGCCTCAAGCAGTCCGGCGACCCGGTCAACCTGGAGGTCGACGTCATCGCCAAGTACGTCGAGCGACTGCTCGGCGCGCAGGGCGAGCAGCCGGTCGCGCTGCCGGGCATCCAGGGGAGCGCGCGGTGA
- the pnuC gene encoding nicotinamide riboside transporter PnuC, whose product MNWLNSEAFTLFGQHIKWSDMIGNVIGLIGLALGWRRSIWSWPVQFLSGVILFAAFATAHLSGSAGKQVVVMMVAVYGWWQWNRGKGQDGSIAVRFATGRERAVLVGAAAVGTVAVAGLFTAYPTLSWDPWPDAYIFVGTVVAMYAQARGMVEFWFAWLLVDLVGVPLNFANGFAFSGFVYVIYGVLVLWGLRDWWLRSRKAGQPVLEGAPA is encoded by the coding sequence GTGAACTGGCTGAACTCCGAGGCCTTCACGCTCTTCGGACAGCACATCAAGTGGTCGGACATGATCGGCAACGTGATCGGTCTGATCGGCCTCGCCCTCGGCTGGCGGCGCTCGATATGGAGCTGGCCGGTCCAGTTCCTCTCCGGCGTCATCCTCTTCGCGGCCTTCGCGACCGCCCACCTCTCCGGCAGCGCCGGCAAGCAGGTCGTCGTCATGATGGTCGCGGTGTACGGCTGGTGGCAGTGGAACCGCGGCAAGGGGCAGGACGGCTCCATCGCGGTGCGGTTCGCCACCGGGCGTGAGCGTGCCGTGCTGGTGGGTGCCGCCGCCGTCGGCACCGTCGCGGTCGCCGGTCTGTTCACCGCGTACCCGACGCTCTCCTGGGACCCGTGGCCGGACGCGTACATATTCGTCGGCACCGTCGTCGCGATGTACGCCCAGGCGCGCGGCATGGTCGAGTTCTGGTTCGCGTGGCTGCTGGTCGACCTGGTGGGCGTGCCGCTCAACTTCGCCAACGGCTTCGCCTTCTCCGGTTTCGTCTACGTCATTTACGGCGTGCTCGTCCTGTGGGGCCTGCGCGACTGGTGGCTGCGCTCCCGCAAGGCCGGGCAGCCCGTCCTGGAAGGAGCTCCGGCATGA
- a CDS encoding bifunctional 3,4-dihydroxy-2-butanone-4-phosphate synthase/GTP cyclohydrolase II, which produces MTTAPVLYSTDNIEDFALDPVEQAIADIAAGRPVVVVDDEDRENEGDLVIAAEKATPEIVAFMMSECRGLICAPMEGDELDRLRLPQMVDDNTESMKTAFTVSVDASAAHGVTTGISASDRATTLQLLADGTAQADDFVRPGHVFPLRAKPGGVLVRNGHTEAAVDLARLAGLRPAGAIVEIAGEDGRMLRLPELIPFARKHGLTIISIEDLIAYRRTAEPTVRREAEVHLPTALGEFTAYGYRSTVDGVEHVALVHGEIGDGEDVVVRVHSECLTGDVFHSLRCDCGPQLQAAMERIQTEGRGIVVYLRGHEGRGIGLLSKLRAYELQERGRDTLDANLELGLPADARDYGASAQILEDLGVRSLRLMTNNPDKTDALVRHGLKVTAREPMPVHAGEHNLRYLQTKRDRMGHDLPWLDTTTVSACGNQ; this is translated from the coding sequence ATGACCACGGCGCCGGTCTTGTACAGCACTGACAACATCGAGGACTTCGCGCTCGACCCGGTCGAGCAGGCCATCGCCGACATCGCGGCGGGCCGCCCGGTCGTGGTCGTCGACGACGAGGACCGGGAGAACGAGGGCGACCTCGTCATCGCCGCCGAGAAGGCGACCCCCGAGATCGTCGCCTTCATGATGAGCGAGTGCCGGGGACTGATCTGCGCGCCCATGGAGGGCGACGAGCTGGACCGGCTCCGGCTCCCGCAGATGGTCGACGACAACACCGAGTCGATGAAGACCGCGTTCACAGTGTCGGTGGACGCGTCCGCCGCTCACGGTGTGACCACCGGTATCTCGGCATCGGACCGTGCCACCACGCTTCAGCTCCTCGCCGACGGCACCGCCCAGGCCGACGACTTCGTCCGCCCCGGCCACGTCTTCCCGCTGCGCGCCAAGCCCGGCGGTGTCCTGGTCCGCAACGGCCACACCGAGGCCGCCGTCGACCTCGCTCGCCTCGCCGGCCTGCGCCCGGCCGGTGCGATCGTCGAGATCGCGGGGGAGGACGGCCGGATGCTCCGCCTGCCCGAACTGATCCCCTTCGCCCGCAAGCACGGCCTGACGATCATCTCCATCGAGGACCTGATCGCCTACCGCCGCACCGCCGAGCCGACGGTCCGCCGCGAGGCCGAGGTCCACCTGCCCACCGCCCTCGGCGAGTTCACGGCGTACGGCTACCGCTCCACCGTCGACGGCGTCGAGCACGTCGCCCTCGTCCACGGTGAGATCGGCGACGGCGAGGACGTCGTCGTCCGCGTCCACTCCGAATGCCTCACCGGCGACGTCTTCCACTCGCTGCGCTGCGACTGCGGCCCCCAGCTGCAGGCCGCCATGGAGCGCATCCAGACCGAGGGTCGCGGCATCGTCGTCTACCTGCGCGGCCACGAGGGACGTGGCATCGGGCTGCTCTCCAAGCTGCGCGCGTACGAGCTCCAGGAGCGCGGGCGCGACACCCTCGACGCCAACCTGGAGCTGGGCCTGCCCGCGGACGCCCGGGACTATGGAGCGAGCGCCCAGATCCTCGAGGACCTCGGCGTGCGGAGCCTGCGCCTGATGACCAACAACCCCGACAAGACCGACGCGCTCGTCCGCCACGGCCTCAAGGTCACCGCGCGCGAGCCGATGCCCGTGCACGCGGGCGAGCACAACCTCCGCTACCTGCAGACCAAGCGGGACCGGATGGGGCACGACCTGCCCTGGCTGGACACGACCACCGTGTCCGCCTGCGGCAACCAGTAA
- the ribH gene encoding 6,7-dimethyl-8-ribityllumazine synthase yields the protein MSGKGAPELSVRNCGDLRVAVIAAQWHEKVMDGLVDGALRALHELGIDEPTLLRVPGSFELPVVAKVLAGRGYDAIVALGVVIRGGTPHFDYVCQGVTQGLTQVSIDTGVPVGFGVLTCDTEEQALDRAGLPGSNEDKGHEAVTAAVATAATLRSVSEPWR from the coding sequence GTGAGCGGCAAGGGTGCACCTGAACTGTCCGTACGCAACTGCGGCGACCTGCGCGTCGCGGTCATCGCGGCACAGTGGCACGAAAAGGTGATGGACGGACTCGTCGACGGCGCGCTGCGCGCCCTGCACGAGCTGGGGATCGACGAGCCGACCCTCCTGCGGGTCCCCGGCAGCTTCGAGCTGCCGGTCGTCGCCAAGGTCCTGGCGGGCCGCGGCTACGACGCGATCGTGGCGCTCGGCGTCGTCATCCGCGGCGGGACCCCCCACTTCGACTACGTGTGCCAGGGCGTCACCCAGGGCCTCACCCAGGTCTCCATCGACACCGGCGTGCCCGTCGGCTTCGGTGTGCTGACCTGCGACACCGAGGAGCAGGCCCTGGACAGGGCGGGCCTGCCCGGCTCCAACGAGGACAAGGGGCACGAGGCGGTGACGGCGGCGGTGGCGACGGCGGCGACGCTCCGCTCAGTATCCGAACCGTGGCGTTAG
- a CDS encoding phosphoribosyl-ATP diphosphatase, with protein sequence MSKKTFEELFTELQHKAANGDPATSRTAELVGKGVHAIGKKVVEEAAEVWMAAEYEGKDAAAEEISQLLYHVQVMMVARGISLDDVYAHL encoded by the coding sequence ATGTCCAAGAAGACGTTCGAGGAGCTCTTCACCGAGCTCCAGCACAAGGCCGCCAACGGCGATCCCGCCACTTCGCGCACAGCCGAGCTGGTCGGCAAGGGCGTCCATGCCATCGGCAAGAAGGTCGTCGAAGAGGCCGCCGAGGTCTGGATGGCCGCCGAGTACGAGGGCAAGGACGCCGCCGCCGAGGAGATCTCGCAGCTGCTGTACCACGTTCAGGTGATGATGGTCGCGCGCGGGATCTCCCTCGACGACGTGTACGCGCATCTGTAG
- the hisG gene encoding ATP phosphoribosyltransferase — MLRIAVPNKGSLSGPAAEMLHEAGYQQRRESKELRIVDPENEVEFFYLRPRDIAIYVSSGRLDIGITGRDLLIDSGAGAEEILPLGFARSTFRFAGKAGTAGGVADLSGMTVATSYEGIVAKHLADHGVDASVVHLDGAVETAIELGVAEVIADVVETGTSLRNAGLEVFGDPIMSSEAVVIRRVGADTSEDAEPKVQQFLRRLQGVLVARTYVMMDYDCRVEQLEKAVALTPGLESPTVSPLHNEGWVAVRAMVPAKEAQRIMDDLYDIGARAILTTAIHACRL, encoded by the coding sequence ATGCTGCGCATCGCCGTCCCCAACAAGGGTTCCCTGTCAGGCCCTGCGGCGGAAATGCTGCATGAGGCCGGCTACCAGCAGCGCCGGGAGTCCAAGGAGCTCAGGATCGTCGACCCGGAGAACGAGGTCGAGTTCTTCTACCTCCGCCCCCGCGACATCGCGATCTACGTCTCCTCCGGCCGCCTCGACATCGGCATCACCGGCCGCGACCTGCTCATCGACTCGGGCGCCGGCGCGGAGGAGATCCTCCCGCTCGGCTTCGCCCGCTCGACCTTCCGCTTCGCCGGCAAGGCGGGCACGGCGGGCGGCGTCGCGGACCTCTCCGGCATGACGGTCGCCACCTCGTACGAGGGCATCGTCGCCAAGCACCTCGCCGACCACGGCGTCGACGCCTCCGTCGTCCACCTCGACGGCGCCGTCGAGACCGCCATCGAGCTGGGCGTCGCCGAGGTCATCGCGGACGTCGTCGAGACCGGCACCTCGCTGCGCAACGCGGGCCTCGAAGTCTTCGGCGACCCGATCATGTCGTCCGAGGCCGTCGTCATCCGCCGCGTCGGAGCCGACACCTCCGAGGACGCCGAGCCCAAGGTCCAGCAGTTCCTGCGCCGCCTCCAGGGCGTCCTGGTGGCGCGGACGTACGTGATGATGGACTACGACTGCCGGGTCGAGCAGCTTGAGAAGGCGGTCGCGCTCACCCCGGGCCTGGAGTCCCCGACCGTCTCCCCGCTGCACAACGAGGGCTGGGTCGCCGTCCGAGCGATGGTCCCCGCCAAGGAAGCCCAGCGGATCATGGACGACCTGTACGACATCGGCGCGCGGGCCATCCTGACGACGGCCATCCACGCCTGCCGGCTCTGA
- a CDS encoding PH domain-containing protein produces the protein MSDSRPTPDSPELPALPVTFRPSRTRAVLLTAGAALFVVITAVALLLEHLSPAERLSFVFTGALLSGVLVLLSRPKIVADESGVTVVNIVGRRHLDWAEILQVSLRPGDSWVFLNLSDGTSLPALGIQPGIARQRAIDDTRALRALAEAHSLGDPERHEA, from the coding sequence ATGTCCGATTCCCGACCCACGCCGGACTCGCCCGAGCTGCCCGCCCTCCCCGTCACATTCCGGCCGTCCCGCACCCGGGCCGTGCTGCTCACCGCCGGTGCGGCGCTCTTCGTGGTCATCACGGCGGTCGCGCTGCTTCTGGAGCATCTCAGCCCAGCGGAGCGCCTCAGCTTCGTCTTCACCGGGGCGCTGCTCTCCGGGGTGCTCGTGCTGCTCTCCCGGCCCAAGATCGTCGCCGACGAGAGCGGTGTCACCGTCGTCAACATCGTCGGCAGACGGCATCTGGACTGGGCGGAGATCCTCCAGGTCAGCCTGCGCCCCGGCGACTCCTGGGTGTTCCTCAACCTCAGCGACGGCACCAGCCTGCCCGCGCTCGGCATCCAGCCGGGCATCGCCAGGCAGCGTGCGATCGACGACACCCGCGCCCTGCGCGCCCTCGCCGAGGCCCACTCCCTCGGTGACCCCGAGCGACATGAGGCCTGA
- a CDS encoding hemolysin family protein: MTIPLLLLGAAFLLILANGFFVAAEFGLVTVERPDAEKAAADGDRRAATVVDSLKELSFQLSGTQLGITITSLVVGMLAEPALAELLDGPFTAIGVPEGAVPGVAVVVGMLLASAVQMVIGELVPKNWAVSKPLQVARFVAGPQHVFSRLFRPVIATLNAVANRLVRALGVEPAEELASARTPGELVSLVRHSARAGALEQDTADLFVRTISLAGLTAQHVMTPRVRVSALQSSATAEDVVNLTRATGLSRFPVYRERIDEIVGMVHLKDALAIPSHDRLRTPVVRIAQAPLLVPETLPVQPLLEQLRSEQPIAVVVDEYGGTAGVVTLEDIVEELVGEVRDEHDSHDLPELAVAPPEDGRLAWDADGSCRVDVLQRIGLDVPEGPYETVAGLVADLLGRIPAPGDKAELPGWRLSVRQVGHYRAERVRLVRTAPIAEPLAEAVR; this comes from the coding sequence ATGACCATCCCCCTGCTGCTCCTTGGAGCGGCGTTTCTGCTGATTCTCGCCAACGGTTTCTTCGTCGCGGCGGAATTCGGCCTCGTCACGGTCGAGCGCCCCGACGCCGAGAAGGCCGCGGCCGACGGCGACCGCCGGGCCGCCACCGTCGTGGACTCGCTCAAGGAGCTGTCCTTCCAGCTCTCCGGCACCCAGCTCGGCATCACCATCACCTCGCTCGTCGTCGGCATGCTCGCCGAACCGGCACTGGCGGAGCTGCTGGACGGCCCGTTCACCGCGATCGGTGTCCCCGAGGGCGCCGTACCCGGCGTCGCCGTGGTCGTCGGCATGCTGCTCGCCTCGGCCGTGCAGATGGTCATCGGTGAACTCGTGCCCAAGAACTGGGCGGTGTCCAAGCCCCTGCAGGTCGCCCGTTTCGTCGCGGGCCCGCAGCACGTCTTCTCGCGGCTGTTCCGGCCGGTGATCGCCACGCTCAACGCGGTCGCCAACCGGCTCGTCCGCGCCCTGGGCGTCGAGCCGGCCGAAGAGCTGGCCTCCGCCCGCACCCCCGGCGAACTCGTCTCCCTCGTCCGGCACTCGGCGCGGGCCGGCGCCCTGGAGCAGGACACCGCGGATCTCTTCGTACGGACCATCTCGCTCGCCGGCCTGACCGCGCAGCACGTCATGACCCCGCGCGTGAGGGTCAGCGCACTCCAGTCGTCCGCCACGGCGGAGGACGTCGTCAATCTGACCCGCGCCACCGGCCTGTCCCGCTTCCCCGTCTACCGGGAGCGGATCGACGAAATCGTCGGCATGGTGCACCTCAAGGACGCCCTGGCGATCCCCTCGCACGACCGGCTGCGCACCCCCGTCGTCCGGATCGCCCAGGCCCCGCTGCTCGTCCCGGAGACCCTGCCTGTGCAGCCCCTGCTGGAACAGCTGCGCAGCGAGCAGCCGATCGCCGTCGTCGTCGACGAGTACGGCGGCACGGCCGGCGTCGTCACCCTCGAGGACATCGTCGAGGAGCTCGTCGGCGAGGTCCGCGACGAGCACGACAGCCATGACCTGCCCGAACTCGCGGTGGCGCCGCCCGAGGACGGCCGACTCGCGTGGGACGCCGACGGCAGCTGCCGGGTCGACGTCCTGCAGCGCATAGGCCTCGACGTGCCCGAGGGCCCGTACGAGACCGTCGCGGGCCTCGTCGCCGATCTGCTCGGCCGGATCCCCGCCCCCGGCGACAAGGCCGAGCTCCCGGGCTGGCGCCTGTCGGTGCGCCAGGTCGGGCACTACCGCGCCGAACGCGTCCGCCTGGTGCGGACCGCGCCCATCGCGGAGCCCCTCGCGGAGGCCGTGCGATGA